The following is a genomic window from Dermacentor variabilis isolate Ectoservices chromosome 11, ASM5094787v1, whole genome shotgun sequence.
ACGTGGAACAATCTCGATTGCGTGCCGACTTACTGGGAGATTCCTCGATTACTCTTtcgctagagaaaaaaaaaagaaagactgcaagTTAGGGTTTCATTTACAGAAGTGGGAGGGGGGATCTTCGCAGGAATCTGCCGCTTAATGGCTCTACGGAGACGTTACGACCGGACCCTCGATTCAAATGACTGTCGTGTCAATAAGATGAACAAGAAAAAAGGCCaaccaagaaataaaaaaatcgcaGATCTAATAAATCTGTGTAGCGTCCGTGGTTTCGGTCTTGTGTTTGGGTTCGCTTTTATTTGCTCTAGAATCGCTTCAAGTAGCATACAATCATGCGCGAGAACAAGTTATCAGTGCTGCTCTAGTAGCTCTAACTGATCTATAATTGACATCATCGCTAAGGCCCGAGgccgcggtatcaaatcccggtcacgacggtcgcatttcaatgagggACGAAATGcataaaacccgccgtggttgctcagtggctatggtgtcatgctgctgagcgcgaggtcgcagggtcgaatcccggccaaggccgcttgccgatgggggcgaaatgcgaaaacacccgtgtacttagatttaggtgcacgttaacgaaccccagctggtagaaatttctggagtcctccatcacggcgtgtctcataatcagaaaatggtttcggcaggtaaaacctcataattaaagAAATGCACAAAACGCCCGCGTACTGTGCATTGGGCACAAGGAACCCCGGCCGGTCAAatttaatacggagtcccccgctcctaatcgtatcgtggttttggcacgcaaaaccgcataatttaattttaacacgTTATCCATAGACTGTacagacgaaaaaagaaaacggtgcAAAACCTCCGAGTCCGGCGGAATCTCGGCACTTTTTTGAACGTTCGTTAGGGTATGTTCCCCCCAAAATTTGGCATCCTTACAGCCTGTAAAACTGATCTACGGTCCTTGCAGGGGACACAGTTCGTGATATACcaaattccttcttttttcatttcgtgATGCTGCAGCTTATGTATGAAGTCAGTATGCTGCGGAGGAACTTCCGGCGGACTGCATGCACTCGTTGGACGCATGTGTGTTCACCTGGACTATGTGTGACTTTATGCGATCTTATCTCTGCAGTGTAATATTCGTAGTCTTCTTCTTCGTGcattaatgaaaaaagaaaaacaattgaaGAAGTTGCTATAAGAGGCCCGGCACACTGTCACAGTAGCACGTGATCCATGCCCAGTAACGTTGATGGGCAAAGCCTCGTTCTAATTCGCCGTAAGGTGCGGGCGAAACCGAGAATGCGGCCTCAGTTTTCGTCGCCGctacgatgacgacgacgacgcagtggTAAATGGACAGACGGAGCAAACTCATTCTCGAAAATTTTTTAAACTGCTGTCTCTGTAAGAGAGCAGAACGCGGCTAATTGGGAACGTGTACGTGTGATTAGGAGTGCGCGAATGTTCGAAATTTTCGAATAACCAATCGAACGTTGCCCTGTTTGATTCGGGCTTCGAATGGAATGGTCACTATATTCGTGAGTACCAATAGTTCTTGAATAGATTTCCCTTATTTGGCATCGCCACCGCTGCGCGATAAAGCATACGATTGGAGCAGAAGTACGTTTCAAAAGTGCGACGTCATCACGACGGGCTTAGTAGACATAAAACACGAGTAGTTACACAGTGGAGCACGCTGCGCCGCTTAGGGAGTCAAATATCTTTTTTCGGCAATACCGCTACCGTTCGCTTTCTCCAGTGAATGCTGAGGGTgtgaacaaacggctcatttgcTCCTAACGCTCCATTCGTGCGTTTAATAAACAATGATTCACGGCGTACAGTGTAATTACGGAAACTTGCTAACGTTGTGAACACACTATCATGGTGACGATCGTCTTACATTAACGGTGAAAACGGAAGTTTATCCTTCGAGAATTACTCCGAAAAGTATTCCATATATTCCATATGACGGCCGCATCGAGACAGAAATTAAACGTTGTCGCTTGTCTCTCTCCTCGTTTCCAGACCATATGGAGCGCGACGCCGCGTCATCGAGCTCCGTGCACCGTCTCGTGCTGGCGGTCTCGACCGTGCTGGTGCTGACGCATTCGTGGCCCGTGGCCCGCGCCGTGAGCGCGGAGAGCCAGTGCGACCCGCCGGGCGTGTGGCAGACGGGCGAGGCGCTGGACGAGACCGCCTCGAGGGCTTCCGGCGCCAACGTCAGCCTGATCGAGCCGACCAGGTCCGGGAAGCTGCAGGAGTGCGTGGACCGATGCTGCAAGAGAGGTATATACGCGCGTAGAAAGAACGGGATGACGGAGGGACGGGAATCGCTCGTATACGTGCATTTCTCTGAAGCGTATATACGGCTAAGGCTCGGCCATGGTGAAATAGCTCTGAGCATTTTTTTCCCGGAGTTTAGGTGGAGCACGTTGTGTCGCGGGAAAAGTTTTATCTGGCAGCGCCGAATGCATGTACAGCCTTTGCAAAACTATACGGGCTGATCCGTACCTTcaccaggtgtgtgtgtgtgtgtgtgtgtgtgtgtgtgtgtgtgtgtgtgtgtgtgtgtgtgtgtgtgtgtgtgtgtgtgtgtgtgtgtgtgtgtgtgtgtgtgtgtgtgtgtgggtgtgtgtgtgtgtgggtgtgtgtgtgtgtgtgtgtgtgtgtgtgtgtgtgtgtgtgggtgtgtgtgtgtgtgtgtgtgtgtgtgtgggtgtgtgtgtgtgtgtgtgggtgtggggGGGGGTTCAAGTATATATATCTGTTGTCTTTCCGTTACTTTTGCCTTTGGAGGTATACGAACTGCCCAAGCGCGCTTTATTTTTGATTTACTGGCACGCGTAGATTTCTGTgctctgtctgtctttctttcttatttcatttttccACTGCTCACTGCTTCGTTTCGTGGGTGACGAACAGCGACAACGAAGAGAGACTAGTTCACAGTGCGCGCACGTAGTGAGAACGACGCTTACGCGGTCTTGCGTGGTCATAACCGCTATCAGTAGCAAGTAGATGAATTGCGGAAGGAATTCTAACGCACAGAACCATTCCAGCATCGCTTTCGACGTTTCTTTTAACTGCGcgcaagacccgccgtggttgctcagtggctatggtgttgggctgctgagcacgaggtcgcgggatcgaatcccggccacggcggccgcatttcgatgggggcgaaatgagaaaacacccgtgtgcttagatttaggtgcacgttaaagaacccccaggtggtcgaaatttccggagtcctccactacggcgtgtctcataatcagaaagtggttttggcacgtaaaaccccgaatattattattattattaactgcgCGCAAGGACgaggacacaagaaagaaacacatACCGCACCACGAGCGCAGTActgccaactgtttattttttggtatgcaagcagcatacatatatttcattCAGGCATCTGTACACTTGTCCACATTGTCACCCTCACATGTGCCGATAAACATAAAAACGTAGAAGTTATCTGCTGAGTAACGGTGTGCATCGCGTACActataaaaaaagtttacacactTTGGGTCGCATATCTGCCACGcaaggataatcgtcatctgccttgcttgcgtttcctttcttgaaaacgccgcgcccgctactttcctgtcgatctggaatgctatgtcatgctgataacgcacatgccgttcgttactgggaactaccgggcttgcagcgttaaataaaggaaatgctgATAAAACAGATGATGtttttcgctagaatagcagcttgggcttgttggttttccatcctgctagtaacagcgcaaaatgtagacaaatGTAGACGCTTGTgatgtcttcttgtctcgtcccttgtctacattttgcgctgttactaccAAGATGatgtttatcgttgtgtggcaagatacgactcaaggGGTGTAAACTTTTCATCGAGTGTGTACGTCGTCAGAAGGCCGCCCGAgaacaatgaaagaaaaagcTGCGCGTCATGTTGCAGGCAGCGCTTTTGGCGGTTTGCCGTCCCGTACGATCAGTTGTAGCGCGTGTTGTTCAAAAGTGCAGGCGGCGGCCTCTCCAGCTGTATAAATTActgcgctcaaaaaaaaaaaaaagcctaacgTTGCTGCAGGATGGTATGCATATTTATACTATGACGTGTTAGAgcacatctttttttcttcatttgcttcaCATGGTTCGCGATGCTCAATATTGTGTAAAAGACATTTGTAAACAATGATGTAGTACTACCTTTGTGCTCGCTAACGCCGCGCAAACGCTAATTCGGGGGCCtgcggcttcgtcaagctgtccatgtggcagctttttctgcatgcccctcgcgtcatgtacttatgcaaataaacatctttgtcattgtcattagataggtTGGCGCGTCACTACGCGACGGGTGAAAAGCGTGACGACAGGACGCGGCAAAAGAGTGACAGGTGGCTGCACTACGTGCCGGTGTGCTCAAGAGATCCCGCGATGCGAGGACACGTCGTGAAATTTGCGAAAACCCGCGTTCTTCGCACGCGCGGACGTTCACACGCCCGCCGCCATGACCATgagtggcgctggttaacactccccgGGTCAGATTTCCTACGCACGCGGAAATGCCCGAGAACGGGGACGGGGAAACCGCCGTCGCCGTATCGTAGTGGAGCATTCCAGCGGCACAGTGCGCGATATCTACAAGGAAGTGACCTGTGTAACGCAGGGTTTTGGATACCCCGGCCAAGCGCTTGGTGTTCGACTCTGGCACGTTCCCGCCAGCAACCGTGTTGTTCCCGTTAAACAAATGCGTTGTCACCACATCATTTTCTTTAGACTGTTCCGACTATCATATCGCACTACAGGGTACATAGGAAAGACGAAATTCTCTTATCTCGCGCAAATACTTGGTGTTTCTCCTTTGGGCTTAAAAGATATGTTTAGAAAAACCGCATAGGTGCTATGGGGAGCAATGGTGACAGTTAAATGTGTAGTGTACTGCAACCCCGCCTAGcctttgcacatatatatatatatatatatatatatatatatatatatatatatatatatatatatatatatatatatagtcagctTCAGTATGTTCATGCcatcgtcttttttttctctgcgtttttgcagatgattgcagcGTTGCCACTGTCAAGGTTCAAGACAAAGGCACCGTACTTTGCGCCTTGTTTAACTGCAACCCACCTGAAAAGTGCATCTTCAAGAAGTCGGCCAGGCTTCTTAGCCTGGACCGAACGGCGACTGCCTTCCTGAGGCGGGTCGTTGCCGGCTGGCCCAAGTACAGCAACATCGAAGTACACACGGGAAACATCTCCTCCACTAACGCCACGCCGATTTCGTCGTCGACATCACCTACTCCCGATACGACGTTACCGTTCGTAGCTGAAGCGACGACAGCCAACGTCACTGTAGCAGCCAGCGGGGATAAGTCGACGACGACTTCCACGTCCGCTCCAAAGCTCAACACGGAAGATAGTGACGCAAACAGCCCCATGGTGACGACGGATGACGTCACTACAGCGTCTGGTTTGAACGCTTCAACATCTACGACGTACCGACCTCTAGGTCTTAACAGCATATTAGACCTACTAAACCACGTGGCCGAGTCTAGGACTCACTCCGAACTCCATGAAGAAGCAACCTCGTCTACAGATAGTGCCAATCACGTTTCTAGCACGTCACTGTCGCGCTCGGGTACATCATCAACGACAGAATCGTCCTACAGATCGTCATCTACTACGCCTACCGACGACGATATGTCTCCGCCTCCGTTTTCCGATACACCGGAAGTGTCTTCGTCAACTGAAGGGACGACCAGCACCACTACGACGGTGTCGTCTGCTCTCGAGGCTTCCATGAAGAAAATCCTTCCCACGAAGATGTTCGACGGCGACTCGTGGTGGTCCCCGTTGTCGGCTCCCGTGAAAGCCTCGAACCCGTCAACAAACGCATCCAGCGTCACTACCCAAAGCCCGAACGCGACAGAGAAGACGACCGATGCGGTCAAGTCCGGCGACATCAGGGGACCCATACAGATCTTCGCCCCGACGACGTTGAACGTCGACCTGATGCCCAAGGCATCGCCTTCGATCAGCCTAGTGATAGGCCTGTGTCTCGGCCTGCTTCTTATCTTTGTCGTTATGGGCCTTATCGGCCGAAGGATTCTCGACGTGTGGCAGAGAAGGCACTATTCCAAGATGGACTTCCTCGTCGACGGCATGTACCACGTGACGTGAGTCGCGGACGTGCAGTTGGAACCTTAGCGCGCCACGAACAAGGTTTCTGGTGCTCCGTGCAAGCGCTAGCCGGTGGTCGCCAGCATGCTAAATTTCCACGTGAAAAGAAAGTGTCGTCGACGGGGCGAATCGCTAAAAGCTCCCAGAAACATCAGTTCCCTGGTGCAATGCGAAGGCGTCTTTCTTGCCTCTTTTTGACACACAGGTAAATGTGTACAACCAAAACACAGTTTTGTTGTTGCAGTAGCCAAAGTAACTTATCGCCCTAATTTACAAAAACTGGCAGACGGATGCCGTGAAAGCTCTGTCTACACAATACAATTCTCACCTTATTTAAGATGCGCCCTGTTAGCAAAAGTTAGCAAAAAAGTGAAAAAGTCATGGCAACTTCGTGGTTTACGTACTATTCCCTCTTTTATCTGACGCCATAAAAAGCTCCGTTTCTAGGGGCTTtctgcagttttcaacaaaacgttttctcgttgttgttgttgttgcttgttGCATGTGGCGACCATCGGCTAGGCTCTCGATCAAATTTTGTACAGACGTGAACTGTTGGGTAGCAGATATGCTCGATACGGCGTTGGTGACCGTATGCCACAGTGAGAGGACTGTCTTTGTTCCTGTTGGTTGATTGTTTGCGAAACTTCTTGCTTGCTATTTCTCGCGTGCATTCGTCCTCATCGGGATCAAAACACTACATCACAGACAGCTTGCTGGCGAGGCTGATCCAACTCACCTTCTCTACTCAGACTGATTTTGCTTCAGCCATGTAAGATATGATGGGCAGTTGTTGCTGACAGAGAAGGAAAACAGGATAAATGAAGGACAGGGAGGTTCACCAGCACAGAGTTGACTACCCTGCATTGTGGAAAGGAGAAAGGAGAGGGAAAGAGTAAGAAAACGGGAGGAAGCCCAGAGTCGGTGTGCAGTTGAGTCAACGGCTGATTAGAATTCTCAGCGCTCTATGACAGACGTTCCTCTGAGTCCGGTTGCCTTCAGAAATCGTACCAGCGCTGTGTAGTCTTCTGCAAGTGTGATGGACGagaccatggtcccaagatcttggtCAGTACGATAGGTCTTCCGGTCTAACTTGTATATACCGGTGTGGATGGCAAGTCTTTTACCTTTAAAGGACATTTAGTAGCAACATGTTTTAGAGCTTCTTCGCAAGCATGTATTGCGATGGGCGCTGTCGTTCATTCCTATCAAGAATGAGCATGCGTTAGTGAATGCAACGCCGAGGCATCGCTAAAGTAGTGTTTGTTCCCTTCGGGGAATATCAGGTAGCAGGTGCTGTTTCGGAGAACTTTAACTAGGGTGGAGTCAAATCGGGAATGTGCCATTTCTATAATGTAAGATGTGCTAACAATTGCTTTAGTGCTGCGCTGTGTCAGCTCTTGATGGCGATACAGAAACAGACATGTCCTCGCTCAAGTGCTGACCTTGGCTTTTTTCAAAGTACTTAATGTTGAGAATTACAGTATAATGCTTGTGCTGCTTTCTTATCGCAAATAGGTCAGTATGACCGATATGCTGAAAAACTCCTTAGTGAGCTCAATATTTGCAGAAAGAACTTGGGCGTGTATATGGTTTGTAACTGAAACACAGCGACGAAAATGATGTTATCAGGCAGCTTTATCCAATATATggcatatatatatgtagatataCGTCATATATCCGACTTCAGCCATTCGCAAAAGGCACGTCGTGCTCAAGAAAGGTAAAGCTTATGATATAGATGCACAGAAGTTCAAGATGAGTGGGGCTCATATCTGTCGCAGGACAATGGACATTGTTATTTCCAACAAAGACAATATTAATCATGTGTAGCGGTATTTATTAAGTGGACCTTTATCACACTTGCACCGTGACGATATAAAAAAACAGAGCTCTTATCCTACATATCCTCCCCTTCCAGTAATATAAACATATCAGGTCACACGGAATAATACACCGTCAAGACCATTGCGGGATATGCATCATGTGAAAATGTTTGATAAGTATGGCTATAAAGGCTGCGTTTGCAAGAAAGTAAATGGCAATGCTCTATATATTGTTTTTAGGTTTTCCAGGTTTAACTCCCACCCGTGTCTCGTGTGTTAAAAGCAAAAGGCGGTGCATAAGTAGCGTTCGTTGTAGGGTCCGTGGAAATTGTAGCTTCGCACTTTCGCATCACCCATTGAGATACTAGTTAGCGGTCATAGTCGAGCGCGATGCAACAttaatttttttccccttcattACTTTTTCCGGCATTGTAATACAGTGTGTTTTGATGTCTCTGCTAACGAGCTACTTATGTGCGGGTGGTGCGTGAAACCTACGCTGCCGGTGAGGGAGTACGACCTCGCACGTTATATATCAGAGAGTTTTAGCATAGCGTTACCGGCTTGCGGTTACCGATACAGGGCGCCGTGACCTACCATGCGCGAAGTTTACCGGGTGCCGGTAAATTTACCGGGATGGCACTCGCCCCGCCTGCCGTGATTGCGTAACAACATGCACCTGCTCATGCGGGCGGTCCACTCGCTCTCCGCCGTAAAAGCAAGGAATAAACAGTACCATCAGCCATCGCTATGTCTCATCTCGCGCCGAGCGCAACGTATAAGCGATGTTTTGTCCGAATTAATATTGAGATCAGTGGTAGGTTTCGACGCCGCTGGGCCTGGAGAGGCGGCAACTAGGTGGGAAAAGTGTATCGATTTCCGcctagcagatggcgccacagcagtTAACGTTGGTCGACGCTGTGCAAGGCGAGCGACTTTGACGAACGGTTTCGCTGCCAACCGCataacgctttcttttttttttttttttttggcagtcaCGTACATGACAAAGTGGGTGTTGCTGTAGCTAATGGGGACTTTGGGGAAAACGCGTGAAGTTGGATCGATGCGGCAACAGTGCGACATGTTGGTCACGCGGCACCAATTAGCGCACGGAGACCAAGTGTGTCAACCAACAGTGGAGCACCAACCAAGACAACGCGCTGGCTTGAATGCACGCGATTTGGGAATTGCAGCTGCAAAAGCCGCTCGCCGGTTTCTCTTGGCGCTTTCAGTTGATTTCCAAAGACCACTCTGATTTGGATAGTTCGTTCAGTGTGTTACTGGGAACAATTTTGGTTCGGGCTCACGTACTTTACGAAGACGGTGGCGCCATGAGCCGGTTGCGAAGGCTAAACTTTCAAGAGGCACTTTTTCAATTGCTGACGCAACGCTAAGATTTATGTTGCGGCTAACTGAGGTGAATTAGACGGTGTATGCCAGGCTTAGCATGAAATTCTTCCATCATTCAACATCCGTTTTCTTTTCACTCTGGAGTAATAGGTgtgttttccctctctctctctctctctctctgcaatacCTTGCAGCAGAGATGTCTGCGATGCGAATGAAAGATCGGGGCACAAGTGCCTTGTAAGCACGAGCACGTCATTGTCACTTCACCTCCTCTGTGTGGAGCCTCCACAGCGCAGGAACACATTGTCGCAAGTCTTCCTCTTCTCGCCCCAAGCATGCAAAATAAGAGAGTCATGATAGGGTCCAACTTTCGTATTTGCAAGCCCGAGCTCTCGCGGGCTGCGTCGTGTTCTGCCTTCCCGGTGTCCATGGAATTATACAGAGGCACGCTGCTTACAGATTGTACCGCGCATGTACAtgcgagagataaaaaaaaaacccgaaGGAATACTTGTTCGTTTCGTTGGCGGTGCACATCGCTTCTCTTTCCTTCAAATGCGACCTTAATTCTGCGGTCGTCATTCGCTATGGGGGCCAAGCAAGTGTCGACGAGAGAACCTAGTTTGATCAAGAACGAACGTCTGTTTGTCTGCTCCTGTTTCCTGGCTAAAACGCTGCGTGCAGAGGTGTGGCAGGGTTGCCGAATGCTAATCGCAGGAACCGCCAATCGGGTTACGCCCCTAGCAAACACAGGACCAATCCACATCCGTTAATTTCTTCGCATGAACATTGGGGGACGTCTTCTCTGAACTGTCAGGTGCAGGTTTGCTGAAAACGTTGGAATCTTCTTAGTGCGGAAGTGGTACGCGTATTTTGTTGCCGAAACTGCTTACACTTGTGGAAAGTAGATCTTGCATCAACCAACCAGATGGCGAGCCTGCAAGGGCTTGTTCGTATGGACTGCAGGGCAGCCCGAAGCCTACCaagcagaacttgttgctgggcgattTGGCATATCTTAATGAGTGCCTGAAGGATGCAAACATATGCACATGCAATGTTTAGTTCCATTTTTCTGTCGtccatttgttttttgtttttcacaaTACATTACACGTGCATGTGCTTGCGCCCTTCACTGCAGGCCGTCATCAAAACCTACCGAATCAGCGGTTTTGTTAAGCCAGGAAAGAAAGGCATGTAAATAAAGCACAGCAGAAATTCACATTTGAAGTCGGGTATGGTGCAATGTGTTCAGTACCTCCTCTGCGAACCTGcacgttatttctttttgtctaatgGTCGAAAATAAGAAACCCTCGCATGATGTCCCGATGGATGTTTCGAACGGTAGTACAGAACGAATTTCTGTGAAAAAGAATTTCTTAGGCAGGCTTACTGTTCAGTACTTCACAGCCTGTGCTGTCACGCAAATCTCTTATTTGAATGTTCTTCGGGGCTTTTCCGTGTTTTCATATTAATAAAATACATAACTAAGTGACAAATACTCGCTTCTCAGTAAATTAAGTATAAGATCAAAACGCTTCATTAAGTTGTGTCGTATGATCGCTATAGCAAGTACGTAAAATTTGATCACATTATACTTATGCATTGTGAAATGTCCTGCGACTAGTGAcctaattaataaagggaaactcagacattcacccgttcgtagcaattgctacaagggaAACTCATACGGGCTCCTcaaaagaaagcctcgcagttgaagaaaaattcgtcctggtccgggactcgaagccgtgaccaccgcctttccggggcagccgctctaccatctgagctaaccaggtggctagcagatggcagggcttTATTAAttctctacaccttgcgggtttccgcagaactattacgtcaatgaCTAGTGACGTACTTGCTTGGCCACTTTTGTTTCTTACACACTTCCGCAATTATACTGCCAACAGTGGTGATTTATCACCTGTAGGGTGTGGGCCAGTTAAGAAACATTTGTTTCGTGAAAACAGATATGCGGATTCTGTCACTCAGTGGTTGGGACGAACTCTGGCTACCACTGTGCAGCGCGATATTAGTGCGACGTAGAATAACAAAAGGCCAAACAAACGCTtcatacacattttttttttctggttagaCCCGGGTACATTTTAAACTCTAAAGTTTTGGTGGCTCGAGGTAAACCATTTGTGGTTATGCTTGTGGCATGTTGTTGCTCTATTTGGGGATTGAAGCTTTCGTTATCATTTACTTTTGTGTGCGAGTGGTGCAAAGCATGCGGCAGATGTCTCGCTTTTTTCACCTTAGTGCGCAGTGTTACTCTGACTCTTGCTTTTGTGGTCACACTGTTTTGCGACGTATGAATAAGCGCGCTGTTTCCTTTCTGTACATGAGTAAAATCAAAACTCTTCGTTGTTGCGAGGTTCAAtatctgcagatttttttttatttgtaggtGTCGGTGATGAATTACAATCATTCTCAAGAGTGGTTAATGGCGATGATTCTGCTATTGCAGTAATATTCCCTGTGATGGAATGTGTTTACGCAGCTTGTTGATgaattaaaagaaaggaaaacttgCTTGCAGCGTTAATCCCTCTTATTCTTCCAGTATTGCGCCTTATCGTAAGGTTTAGTCATGACACAGTACTTCGCGGGATACGTCAAAATAGCCGAAAGGTGAGTGAATGGCATTGGACAAATCACATGCCTATTTCTTCAGATGGCATCCATGAAACCACCGCGCTTTTATTCCGAGCTTCGCATAATTGCGTCCTTCCTCGTAAAAGCTAGGGTTCGAGCAAGAAAATGGATGGTTTGGGGACGGGGTATAGGTACCCGGCATGTTGAACACACTCGATGCACACGTGACATGAGCTCGGAGAGAGAGCCGTATGAAGGCGGTCGTCACTGGCAGCTCTCAGTGCTCATCCCAGTATGAACATGAATGCAGCGGCATCATCTCGTCGCTGTGCTTGCACTGAAACGCGCGTCGGAAGCGCTCGCTGCTTCCCAGATGCGCGTTCACCAGAATGCGGGCAGGAATGCCCATCCTGTGCTTGACCTTGTAACGTTCGGCGCCCCGCGGTTCGCACATTCCCATCGTGTACACAATGTAGAAGAGCATGTCGGCCGTGAACTCCGGTTCTATACGCAGCCCGTCGGAGTGGTACTTGGACACTTTCTCCTTGTAGAACCTGTGCAGCGGGTCGAGCAGCGCGCCCTGAGCGATGAACTCTTCGAAGAAGGCCTGCTGGTTGCTGTTTATGAGCATGTCCTTCAGCGAGAGGGCGTACAGGTCTCGGTAGCAGGACCTGATCTTCACCAGCTTGGCGTCGTCGGTCGGCGACCACCAGTGAGTGCTGACCGTGGAGTCGCGAATGAATGTCTGCGTACCCCGGCCGTCGATGACGGCGAGCATCGCCTTTAGAATGGGCGCGCCGATCAGCGGCACAATAAGTAGCGGGTCGTCGAACTCTTGCATCTTGTTGATGAGCCCGAACATGGCCGGCGGCAAGTACAGCGTGTGGGTCTCGGCTATGTACTTGGGCTCGGTCGAGAACACCGACCCCGGGAAGAAGTCGCCCCCGTAGCCGGGGTCGCGACCGGGCACCTCTTCGAGAAGGCTGGCCACCTGCCGCGGCTTGTTGAAGTGCTTCTCGTCCCTGGCGTACGTGAGCTCGTCGTGAGGCGTGGCCCCGAGCAGATCTACCTTCAGAGTCCTGAGCTGCTTCAACGCGTCTCTCCGACTGTCGGTCTCGGTGAACCAGACGCGGACGTACTTCTTGAGACTCTTCTTGAGGTCGGCGATCATGTTCTCTATCACTCGAGCTTTGGGCTTCTCCGGAGACCACTCTGTGACTCCTAGAGCCTTCAGCGCTAGGAGCCGCATCCCGTGTCGGTAAGCCTTTTCGGTGAGGCTTAGACAGCCCTGGACCTGCATGGAAACGCCTGTCACCGTCTGCTCGAGACCGAGGGGCGTAAGAAAGGACATGTTTTGAATGAGCGGTGCGATCTGGGTGAGAGTCGAGTAGATGATCAGGTTGGCCACGTCGAGCGCTGACGTCGCGTTTCGCAGCACGGACATGAGGTTCATGAGGTACTTGTGGTCCAGGACTCGGATTTCGCGCCGGTTTTCGACCAGAGCCATCACGAGCGGGTCCCAGAATTTGTCGCCGGTGAGGAGGTTCTCCGTCTCCACG
Proteins encoded in this region:
- the LOC142563549 gene encoding uncharacterized protein LOC142563549 — encoded protein: MERDAASSSSVHRLVLAVSTVLVLTHSWPVARAVSAESQCDPPGVWQTGEALDETASRASGANVSLIEPTRSGKLQECVDRCCKRDDCSVATVKVQDKGTVLCALFNCNPPEKCIFKKSARLLSLDRTATAFLRRVVAGWPKYSNIEVHTGNISSTNATPISSSTSPTPDTTLPFVAEATTANVTVAASGDKSTTTSTSAPKLNTEDSDANSPMVTTDDVTTASGLNASTSTTYRPLGLNSILDLLNHVAESRTHSELHEEATSSTDSANHVSSTSLSRSGTSSTTESSYRSSSTTPTDDDMSPPPFSDTPEVSSSTEGTTSTTTTVSSALEASMKKILPTKMFDGDSWWSPLSAPVKASNPSTNASSVTTQSPNATEKTTDAVKSGDIRGPIQIFAPTTLNVDLMPKASPSISLVIGLCLGLLLIFVVMGLIGRRILDVWQRRHYSKMDFLVDGMYHVT
- the LOC142563329 gene encoding uncharacterized protein LOC142563329 — encoded protein: MVVDRPANTISFAKRPRSDSTFKTADDSNVVYVSLRSVLIFMGGITIIIVLSMALFSVVVSRFTTPGGMEVDSPAYPPLQDAPHVAPVFNAASPSRTLAATHRKKSSEKRGAVAKRHKRHKKRRHSRRRSPHASGKKEGEGDASEAEHGAMRARQDAPDSAFINNYDSWREIADEGSGERRRRSECGRPQCRWLSRYLTSKLDWTIKPCHDFYSHVCSAKWFTSSSPQQAAAAAEGERGDQQDSLDFRTQAVASLMNELAAYLRKKVSAMPWERNAAAFFTDCLQPKTPRTLSSIRPRFPIWPLEKITSVSTLPKLVAYVAKFFRATPLLKTYVGDLRSTLRNDTLYVDSPVLPLARFQNLYPTAKEEDYKKVLRAALQGRRAGSLPQAIVKLELALARIVSRDFVTLADRAVETENLLTGDKFWDPLVMALVENRREIRVLDHKYLMNLMSVLRNATSALDVANLIIYSTLTQIAPLIQNMSFLTPLGLEQTVTGVSMQVQGCLSLTEKAYRHGMRLLALKALGVTEWSPEKPKARVIENMIADLKKSLKKYVRVWFTETDSRRDALKQLRTLKVDLLGATPHDELTYARDEKHFNKPRQVASLLEEVPGRDPGYGGDFFPGSVFSTEPKYIAETHTLYLPPAMFGLINKMQEFDDPLLIVPLIGAPILKAMLAVIDGRGTQTFIRDSTVSTHWWSPTDDAKLVKIRSCYRDLYALSLKDMLINSNQQAFFEEFIAQGALLDPLHRFYKEKVSKYHSDGLRIEPEFTADMLFYIVYTMGMCEPRGAERYKVKHRMGIPARILVNAHLGSSERFRRAFQCKHSDEMMPLHSCSYWDEH